A genomic window from Punica granatum isolate Tunisia-2019 chromosome 2, ASM765513v2, whole genome shotgun sequence includes:
- the LOC116195198 gene encoding uncharacterized protein LOC116195198: MWDDRVFSPYVGIEILLSKSLIKITGLSSIELLISFPFLEQGMTKVEAISLEGYQFRSENLCFKDDQFKNPPILRILLLDKASLSGNFEGILPNLRGLSWHLCNISPMLPTNLNLKNLIVLDLSRSMVIEDWAGWRLMKVAAKLKVLDLTECAHLTGTPGFSAFPALEETDSSILSQLGLG, from the exons ATGTGGGATGATCGGGTGTTTTCCCCATATGTTGGAATCGAGATCCTTCTCTCGAAGTCACTAATCAAAATCACAGGTTTGTCTAGCATAGAgctattaatttcttttcctttcttggaGCAGGGGATGACAAAAGTTGAAGCCATCAGTCTAGAAGGATATCAGTTCCGCTCAGAAAATCTCTGCTTTAAGGATGATCAGTTTAAGAATCCACCGATCTTGAGGATCCTTCTGTTAGATAAAGCTAGTCTCAGTGGAAATTTTGAGGGCATTCTCCCGAACCTGCGGGGGCTGAGTTGGCACCTCTGCAACATCAGTCCTATGCTGCCGACCAATCTAAATCTGAAGAACCTAATTGTCCTTGATCTATCGAGGAGCATGGTCATTGAGGATTGGGCTGGCTGGAGGTTGATGAAG GTAGCCGCGAAGCTAAAAGTTCTTGATCTTACAGAATGCGCGCATCTAACAGGAACACCCGGTTTCTCAGCATTTCCAGCTTTAGAGGAGACTGATTCTTCGATCTTGTCGCAACTTGGTCTCGGTTGA